From a single Apium graveolens cultivar Ventura chromosome 2, ASM990537v1, whole genome shotgun sequence genomic region:
- the LOC141709096 gene encoding uncharacterized protein LOC141709096, giving the protein MRHMRWLPRHHPYIKQKTAFNNTVEKDVAPIPLTSEQVFGRVQHLRDHVFGKTQRQPRWKKGEARPVWKKVSIFFRLEYWKFFPVRHVLDVMHIEKNICEALLRTLLNIPGKTKDRESVRLDMADMGIRTELRPKTPGKKEKVPLASWNLSNAEKKVVCSSFLQMKLPDGFCSNIKNLVNMEKLRLGGMKSHDCHMKLHHLLPISIRSVLQKQVRCTIIRFCLFFKAICSKVIDVDKLEKMQSELVETICQLEKHFPPSFFDVMIHLSVHLVREVKLCGPIFLRWMYPFERYMKAFKGYVRNPAHPEGCIAEAYVAEEAVECLVNFDEATIGLPENVRHEQNGISRPLSGATIIKPSKEDFQLAHLCFLQNSNDIRPYFDEHMASLMVRYPQHENDQVWLKNKQNDQFAEWFKKKIVTELLQEDYTIGDEIRWIAEGPNKNVPTFSGYRINGVSYSTKDHDDNRQVQCSGVSVVVDTLMLVEKDKTVEQTAHTYYGVITSIWELDYNNFRVPIFRCNWVDINKGVKVDDLGFILVNLNKLGFVNDPFVLGKHVKQVYYIYDPLEKFWTVVLKLPEKNFHDHYDEENDGSVEVELENDLHLPLFPNFDEHDDENTSYMREEEEWIQLP; this is encoded by the exons ATGAGGCATATGAGGTGGCTGCCCCGTCATCATCCATATATAAAGCAGAAAACAGCTTTTAATAACACTGTTGAGAAGGATGTTGCTCCTATTCCATTAACCAGTGAGCAGGTTTTTGGACGAGTACAACATCTAAGGGACCATGTCTTTGGTAAGACACAACGCCAACCTCGATGGAAGAAAGGTGAAGCTCGACCAGTTTGGAAGAAGGTTTCTATATTCTTCCGACTTGAGTATTGGAAGTTTTTTCCGGTTAGGCATGTTCTCGATGTGATGCACatcgagaaaaatatatgtgaagCTTTACTCAGAACTTTGCTAAATATTCCTGGAAAGACAAAAGATAGGGAGTCTGTCCGTCTTGATATGGCTGATATGGGAATAAGAACAGAGCTGAGGCCAAAAACTCCCGGCAAGAAAGAGAAGGTACCTTTGGCTTCATGGAACTTATCAAATGCAGAAAAGAAGGTAGTTTGCTCATCCTTTCTTCAAATGAAGTTACCGGATGGATTTTGTTCAAATATTAAGAATCTTGTAAATATGGAAAAACTTCGGCTTGGTGGAATGAAATCTCATGATTGCCACATGAAATTGCATCATCTACTTCCAATTTCAATTCGGTCAGTACTGCAAAAACAAGTCAGGTGCACAATAATAAGGTTTTGCCTATTTTTCAAGGCAATTTGCAGTAAAGTCATCGATGTAGATAAATTGGAAAAAATGCAATCTGAGTTGGTGGAAACAATATGCCAGCTAGAAAAACACTTTCCCCCCTCGTTCTTTGATGTGATGATCCATCTCTCAGTTCATCTTGTGAGAGAGGTTAAGCTTTGCGGGCCAATCTTTCTTCGTTGGATGTATCCTTTCGAGAGATATATGAAGGCGTTTAAGGGATATGTACGAAACCCTGCTCATCCCGAAGGCTGTATTGCAGAGGCATATGTTGCCGAGGAGGCCGTTGAATGTTTGGTCAATTTTGATGAAGCAACCATAGGTTTGCCAGAAAATGTTAGGCATGAGCAAAATGGAATAAGCAGGCCTTTATCTGGTGCCACAATCATAAAGCCGAGCAAAGAGGACTTCCAGCTTGCACATTTATGTTTCCTACAAAATAGCAATGACATCAGGCCATATTTTGA tgaacaTATGGCATCTTTGATGGTAAGATACCCGCAGCATGAAAATGACCAAGTGTGGCTAAAGAACAAGCAAAATGATCAATTCGCCGAATGGTTCAAGAAAAAG ATTGTAACAGAATTGCTCCAAGAAGATTATACCATAGGTGATGAGATAAGGTGGATTGCAGAAGGGCCTAACAAGAATGTTCCTACATTCAGCGGTTATAGAATTAACGGTGTTAGTTATAGCACCAAGGACCACGATGATAATCGACAAGTTCAGTGTAGTGGTGTCTCTGTTGTTGTAGATACTTTGATGCTTGTTGAAAAAGATAAAACTGTTGAACAAACTGCACACACCTATTATGGAGTTATAACAAGTATATGGGAGTTAGACTATAATAATTTCAGGGTCCCTATATTTCGTTGTAATTGGGTAGATATTAACAAAGGGGTTAAGGTTGATGACTTGGGATTTATATTGGTTAATTTGAACAAATTAGGATTTGTAAATGATCCATTCGTGCTAGGAAAACATGTTAAGCAAGTTTACTACATTTATGATCCTCTTGAGAAATTTTGGACTGTGGTGCTAAAGCTACCAGAAAAGAACTTTCATGACCACTATGATGAGGAAAATGATGGCTCTGTAGAAGTAGAACTTGAGAATGACCTGCATTTGCCCCTTTTCCCTAATTTTGATGAACATGATGATGAAAACACTAGTTATATGCGAGAGGAAGAAGAATGGATTCAGCTTCCATGA
- the LOC141684126 gene encoding uncharacterized protein LOC141684126 has product MDRSWLTADRRTKEFKKGVEDLLMFAFKNGYNEGKISCPCLKCAHSKSWNARTVKNHLFQYGIDETYAHWIWNGEANSVESSLPDESDSSVFLNQAYTGMGEADENDDDFSSDSSDFVNHVKGEHAPLYPGCENYTKMKALVKLFNLKVKHGMSDSCFSDVLLLIGDLLPEGNNIPSSFSEAKKTLCALGMGYEKIHACPNNCLLYRGQINEDETTCRMCKASRWKLNKKGEEHEGVPAKVLWYFPLIPIIRNLFNTPQIAKDMTWHDTERQNNGKMRYPTDSETWKDVDKEWPDFA; this is encoded by the coding sequence ATGGATAGATCATGGTTAACAGCTGATAGAAGAACAAAAGAGTTTAAAAAAGGAGTGGAGGATTTACTGATGTTTGCCTTTAAGAATGGTTATAATGAAGGAAAAATAAGTTGTCCATGCTTAAAGTGCGCACACAGCAAATCTTGGAATGCTCGGACTGTTAAAAACCACCTTTTTCAATATGGCATAGATGAAACTTATGCACACTGGATATGGAACGGGGAGGCAAATTCTGTAGAAAGTTCTCTACCGGATGAAAGTGACTCCTCTGTATTTTTAAACCAGGCCTACACAGGAATGGGTGAAGCTGACGAAAATGATGATGATTTTTCCTCCGATTCTTCAGATTTCGTGAATCATGTCAAAGGTGAGCATGCACCTCTCTATCCTGGTTGTGAGAATTACACTAAGATGAAAGCGTTGGTTAAGTTATTCAACTTGAAGGTGAAACATGGTATGTCTGATTCATGTTTTTCCGATGTTCTGTTGTTGATTGGGGATTTGCTTCCGGAAGGCAACAATATCCCTTCTTCTTTCAGTGAAGCAAAGAAAACCTTATGTGCATTAGGAATGGGGTATGAGAAGATACACGCATGCCCGAATAATTGTCTTTTATATCGTGGCCAGATAAATGAAGACGAGACAACTTGTCGGATGTGTAAAGCCTCTAGATGGAAATTGAATAAGAAAGGAGAAGAACATGAAGGAGTCCCTGCCAAGGTTTTATGGTATTTCCCGTTGATACCAATAATAAGAAATTTGTTCAACACACCCCAAATTGCAAAGGACATGACTTGGCATGACACCGAGCGACAAAATAATGGTAAAATGAGGTATCCGACTGACTCGGAAACATGGAAGGATGTTGATAAAGAGTGGCCTGATTTTGCATAG